GCCGCCTGCCACTGGTGACGGTGTCCAGCGACCGGATCGACTTCAAACATGCGATTCCGGCGGGCTCGATCGTCGAGTTGATCGGTCGGGTGATCAAGGTCGGCAATACCAGTCTCAAGGTAGAGGTCGAGGTATTCGTCGAGGGGTTGTATCAGGAAGGGCGTGAGCGGGCGATCAGCGGCAGTTTCAGCTTCGTTGCCGTCGACGATCAGCAAAGGCCCGTGCCGGTTCTGCCGGGCTTCGCTCAGTAGGCGCCCCGGGACTCAGGCTGGTTTCCTCCCTTCGTATGGAGGTCGGGCGCACTGGTGCGTCGGCCGCCAGCTGTGGAACACTTGCCGCTCGTTCTGTTGAAGGCCAGCCGATGTCTGCTCTGTCTCATCCCCTTATCGAGCGTTTTCTTGAGGCGCTGTGGCTGGAAAAGGGGTTGTCCGCCCACACGCAGGCTGCCTATCGCAGTGATCTGGAGCACTTCAATGCCTGGCTCGACGCGCGCGGTCTGGCTCTGCAGCACATCGGTCGTGATGCCATTCTCGATCATCTAGCCTGGCGTCTCGAGCAGGGGTATCAGGCGCGCTCCACGGCGCGCTTTCTCTCCGGCCTGCGCGGTTTCTACCGTTTCCTGCTGCGGGAAACGCTGATTGGTGAAGACCCGACGCTGCAGGTCGAGCTGCCGCAGATCGGTCGCCCTTTGCCCAAGTCGTTATCCGAGGCGGATGTCGAGGCGCTGCTGCAGGCGCCGGATCTGGATGACCCGATTGGCCTGCGTGATCGCGCCATGCTCGAGGTGCTCTACGCCTGCGGCTTGCGCGTCAGCGAGCTGGTCGGTCTGACGCTGGAGCAGGTCAATCTGCGCCAGGGAGTGTTGCGGGTGTTCGGCAAGGGCAGCAAGGAGCGCCTGGTGCCTTTGGGTGAGGAGGCTATCGCCTGGATCGAGCGCTACATGCGTGAGGCCCGCCCGTTGTTGCTGGGCGGCAAACCCAGCGACGTGCTGTTTCCCAGCCTGCGCGGTGAGCAGATGACCCGGCAGACCTTCTGGCACCGCATCAAGCACCAGGCGCAGGTTGCCGGTATCAGCAAGACGCTGTCACCACATACGTTGCGCCATGCCTTTGCCACTCATCTGCTCAATCACGGCGCCGACCTGCGTGTGGTGCAGATGCTGCTGGGGCACAGCGATTTGTCCACAACGCAGATCTACACCCATATCGCACGCGCCCGGCTGCAGGAGTTGCATGCCAGGCACCACCCGCGAGGCTGAGAGCGCCGCCCGGTCGCTGAAGCACTGTCTGTCAGGCCATCTGTGGTAGGCTGTGCGGATATTTGTGTGACCGTCCATCGACAGGAGTATTCATGTCCCTGAGTCGTATTTCCCTTGCGCTGGCACTCGTGCTGGGCAGTGGCGTTACCCTGGCCGACGACCCCGATCAGGCGATTCGCCAGACTCTGAAGTCGCTCGACGCCAGCCTGCCGATCGAGGCCATCGCCGAAAGTCCGATGAGCGGTATTTATCAGGTGCAACTGGAAGGCGGTCGTCAGCTCTATACCAGCGCCGATGGTCAGTTCCTGATTCAGGGCTATCTGTTTCAGGTCAAGGATGGCAAGGCCGTCAACCTGACCGAGATCGAAGAAAGCCGTGCCGTGGCCAAGCAGATCAACGCCATCCCGGCCAAGGAAATGGTGGTATTCGCGCCGAAGGCGCCGAAGACCCATATCACCGTGTTCACCGACACCGACTGTGGCTACTGCCAGAAGCTGCACAGCGAAGTGCCCGAGCTCAATCGTCTGGGC
The sequence above is drawn from the Pseudomonas sp. Z8(2022) genome and encodes:
- a CDS encoding acyl-CoA thioesterase; protein product: MSPREQEIQRRIALSETRVTKAVFPPTTNHHNTLFGGTALAWMDEVSFIAATRFCRLPLVTVSSDRIDFKHAIPAGSIVELIGRVIKVGNTSLKVEVEVFVEGLYQEGRERAISGSFSFVAVDDQQRPVPVLPGFAQ
- the xerD gene encoding site-specific tyrosine recombinase XerD; this encodes MSALSHPLIERFLEALWLEKGLSAHTQAAYRSDLEHFNAWLDARGLALQHIGRDAILDHLAWRLEQGYQARSTARFLSGLRGFYRFLLRETLIGEDPTLQVELPQIGRPLPKSLSEADVEALLQAPDLDDPIGLRDRAMLEVLYACGLRVSELVGLTLEQVNLRQGVLRVFGKGSKERLVPLGEEAIAWIERYMREARPLLLGGKPSDVLFPSLRGEQMTRQTFWHRIKHQAQVAGISKTLSPHTLRHAFATHLLNHGADLRVVQMLLGHSDLSTTQIYTHIARARLQELHARHHPRG
- the dsbC gene encoding bifunctional protein-disulfide isomerase/oxidoreductase DsbC, which codes for MSLSRISLALALVLGSGVTLADDPDQAIRQTLKSLDASLPIEAIAESPMSGIYQVQLEGGRQLYTSADGQFLIQGYLFQVKDGKAVNLTEIEESRAVAKQINAIPAKEMVVFAPKAPKTHITVFTDTDCGYCQKLHSEVPELNRLGVEVRYVAFPRQGLNSPAAKELVSVWCAKDQQEAMNRAKTRQSVAEATCDNPVAKQYQLGQMIGVNGTPAIVLANGKMIPGYQPAPQLAKIALESND